In Campylobacter sp. 2014D-0216, the following proteins share a genomic window:
- a CDS encoding tetraacyldisaccharide 4'-kinase gives MTWLDRYFFKPSFLQKTLAFLLLPFSFLYMVIAILNTKFKKEITFNLPIISIGNLTLGGNGKTPICKAIATEFEGCFIILRGYKRQSKGLIIVKHKDEILCDIKKSGDEAMEYALTKHISGVIVSEDRVKGIQKAIELGAKIILLDDAFSKFHIKKFNVLLQSKEKPFFDFTLPSGAYRLPKSFTKKADFIAKENEDFVRYSHVKENQKAILISSIAKPFRLYEHFIKARACYFFTDHYTFKKEELEKLLKKHNCDTLMLTFKDYVKVKDFGFKTELIHLDIVLKDSFKQVLQDYIDQFNKKEENATTLNPR, from the coding sequence ATGACTTGGCTTGATCGGTATTTTTTTAAACCTAGTTTTTTGCAAAAAACTCTAGCTTTTTTGCTTTTACCTTTTAGCTTTTTATATATGGTTATAGCGATTTTAAACACTAAATTTAAAAAAGAAATAACCTTTAACCTACCGATTATAAGCATAGGCAATCTCACTCTAGGAGGCAATGGCAAAACACCCATTTGTAAAGCTATAGCTACTGAATTTGAGGGTTGTTTTATCATTTTAAGAGGCTATAAAAGACAAAGCAAGGGTTTAATCATAGTCAAACATAAAGATGAAATTTTATGCGATATTAAAAAAAGCGGCGATGAAGCTATGGAGTATGCACTCACAAAGCATATTAGCGGTGTGATAGTTAGCGAAGATAGGGTTAAAGGGATACAAAAAGCTATCGAACTTGGAGCAAAAATCATACTTTTAGATGATGCTTTTTCTAAATTTCATATTAAAAAATTCAATGTTTTATTACAAAGTAAAGAAAAACCTTTTTTTGATTTTACCTTGCCCAGTGGGGCATATCGTTTGCCAAAATCATTTACTAAAAAGGCTGATTTCATAGCTAAAGAAAATGAAGACTTTGTGCGTTACTCTCATGTAAAAGAAAATCAAAAAGCCATTTTGATAAGCTCTATTGCAAAGCCTTTTAGACTATATGAACATTTTATCAAAGCTAGGGCTTGTTATTTTTTTACTGATCATTATACTTTTAAAAAAGAAGAATTAGAAAAACTTTTAAAAAAGCATAACTGCGACACCTTAATGCTAACCTTTAAAGACTATGTAAAAGTGAAGGATTTTGGCTTTAAAACCGAGCTGATTCATCTTGATATTGTTTTAAAAGATAGCTTTAAACAAGTTTTACAAGATTATATTGATCAATTTAACAAAAAGGAAGAAAATGCAACTACACTCAACCCAAGATAA
- the thrC gene encoding threonine synthase — protein MQLHSTQDKNHQTSFSKALLSPSAPNNALYAPLNLPKLDNEALKNLNYKELALKIIMAFDFDLELEVFEKALKTYESFDDKTCPIDIKKINDKLYINELFHGPTRAFKDMALQPFGVLLEHLKKDDDFLIMCATSGDTGPATLKSFENKKGIKVVCIYPNEGTSKTQALQMTHSNASNLKSIAIEGNFDDAQNALKSLLNDEDFKKTLKEEKLSLSAANSVNFGRILFQIIYHYYASLKINKTIDIIVPSGNFGDALGAYYAKKMGAKIGKIKIASNSNNILSEFFNTGKYDLRNKSLQKTISPAMDILISSNIERLLFDKFKDERTKELMQALKNEKYYKLNQTELELLQEDFEADFCSDDECMQYIKQYSHLGLLDPHTCTCFKMLDPNTTTLITSTAQWSKFTPSMYQAIYNKECQDEQACMQELAKEFNQKIHPNIASLFTNMPKQNPVCKLENLKQTIIEWIKQ, from the coding sequence ATGCAACTACACTCAACCCAAGATAAAAACCATCAAACAAGCTTTTCAAAAGCTTTGCTTAGCCCTAGTGCGCCTAATAATGCTCTATATGCACCACTTAATCTACCCAAACTAGACAATGAAGCTTTGAAAAATTTAAATTACAAAGAGCTAGCTTTAAAAATCATTATGGCGTTTGACTTTGATTTAGAGCTTGAGGTTTTTGAAAAAGCTTTAAAAACTTATGAGAGTTTTGATGATAAAACCTGCCCTATTGATATAAAAAAAATCAACGATAAACTTTACATTAATGAATTATTTCATGGACCAACAAGGGCTTTTAAAGATATGGCCTTGCAACCTTTTGGCGTACTTTTAGAACACTTAAAAAAAGATGATGATTTTCTAATCATGTGTGCCACAAGTGGCGATACAGGACCTGCTACACTAAAAAGTTTTGAAAATAAAAAAGGTATAAAAGTAGTTTGTATTTATCCAAATGAAGGCACAAGTAAAACTCAAGCTTTGCAAATGACGCATTCAAATGCAAGCAATTTAAAATCTATAGCTATTGAGGGTAATTTTGATGATGCACAAAATGCTCTAAAATCACTTTTAAATGATGAGGATTTTAAAAAGACCTTAAAAGAAGAAAAGTTAAGTTTAAGTGCAGCCAATTCAGTTAATTTTGGAAGAATACTTTTTCAAATCATCTACCACTACTATGCTAGTTTAAAAATCAACAAGACAATTGATATTATTGTTCCAAGTGGAAATTTTGGTGATGCTTTGGGAGCTTATTATGCTAAAAAAATGGGAGCAAAAATAGGAAAAATCAAAATTGCCTCAAATTCTAATAACATCTTAAGTGAGTTTTTCAATACAGGCAAATATGACTTAAGAAATAAAAGCTTACAAAAGACCATTTCTCCTGCGATGGATATACTCATATCATCAAATATTGAAAGATTACTTTTTGATAAATTTAAAGATGAACGCACCAAAGAGCTTATGCAAGCTTTAAAAAATGAAAAATACTACAAACTTAACCAAACAGAACTAGAGCTTTTACAGGAAGATTTTGAAGCTGATTTTTGCAGCGATGATGAATGCATGCAATATATCAAACAATACAGTCATTTGGGACTACTAGACCCTCACACTTGCACTTGTTTTAAAATGCTTGATCCTAACACCACCACCCTCATTACCTCCACAGCACAATGGAGTAAATTTACACCAAGCATGTATCAAGCAATATATAATAAAGAATGCCAAGATGAACAAGCTTGCATGCAAGAACTTGCAAAAGAATTTAACCAAAAAATTCACCCTAATATCGCAAGCTTATTTACAAATATGCCAAAGCAAAACCCAGTTTGCAAACTTGAAAATTTAAAACAAACTATTATAGAATGGATAAAACAATGA
- the kdsB gene encoding 3-deoxy-manno-octulosonate cytidylyltransferase produces MIIIPARLKSSRFENKILCEIGNLPMFIYTAKKMQEVDEVCVALDDEEVLKIAQKHNIKAVLTSKNHESGTDRINEACQILQLSEDELIINVQADEPFIETQNIKNFKAFSQKAFEDKLCFMSSCYKEVDAKACEDPNLVKVVTDINNYALYFSRSKIPYERANYKQNFKAHIGIYAYKVKNLQEFCTLKNSALEECEKLEQLRALENGKKIKMLKIQSQSIGIDTKEDYERALAQFGVKI; encoded by the coding sequence ATGATAATCATACCTGCAAGATTAAAATCAAGTCGTTTTGAAAATAAAATTTTATGTGAAATTGGCAATTTGCCTATGTTTATTTACACAGCTAAAAAAATGCAAGAAGTTGATGAAGTATGCGTAGCACTTGATGATGAAGAAGTTTTAAAGATAGCACAAAAACATAACATAAAAGCAGTTTTAACAAGCAAAAACCACGAAAGCGGTACTGATAGAATCAACGAAGCTTGTCAAATTTTACAACTAAGCGAAGATGAACTTATCATCAACGTACAAGCTGATGAGCCCTTCATAGAAACACAAAATATCAAAAATTTTAAAGCATTTAGTCAAAAAGCTTTTGAAGATAAGCTTTGTTTTATGAGTAGTTGTTATAAAGAAGTGGATGCAAAAGCTTGTGAAGATCCAAATTTAGTTAAAGTAGTTACTGATATTAATAATTATGCTTTATATTTTTCAAGATCTAAAATTCCTTATGAAAGAGCAAATTATAAACAAAATTTCAAAGCACACATTGGAATTTACGCATATAAGGTTAAAAATTTACAAGAATTTTGTACTTTGAAAAATTCAGCTTTGGAAGAGTGTGAAAAACTAGAACAGCTAAGAGCTTTAGAAAATGGCAAAAAAATCAAAATGTTAAAAATACAAAGTCAAAGCATAGGTATAGATACAAAAGAAGATTATGAAAGAGCTTTAGCTCAATTTGGAGTGAAAATATGA
- a CDS encoding transporter substrate-binding domain-containing protein → MKKILFLLSLFFTLHAKELIVGMELAYPPFEMSDTKGNPSGISVEFLQAFAKEKNYDLKIQNIAWDGLIPALRTQKIDLIMSSMSISEQRKKVVDFSIPYARAHLAILSAKKSNINSIEDINQKGKILALKRGSSAHLYAQKNLKNATILVFDKENAAILEVIQAKADAFIYDQMSIYKAWEKHPEQTKAIFTPFEKTPEQWAIALNKNNTNLKEELNEFILKSKENGFFDKLGQKYLQDMQTIFKKQKLEFFF, encoded by the coding sequence ATGAAAAAAATACTTTTTCTACTCAGTTTGTTTTTTACACTCCATGCAAAAGAATTAATCGTAGGCATGGAGTTAGCCTACCCTCCTTTTGAAATGAGTGACACCAAAGGCAATCCAAGTGGCATTAGCGTAGAGTTTTTACAAGCTTTTGCTAAAGAAAAAAACTATGATTTAAAAATTCAAAACATAGCATGGGATGGTTTAATCCCTGCTTTAAGAACCCAAAAGATTGATTTAATCATGTCTTCTATGAGTATAAGCGAACAAAGAAAAAAAGTCGTTGACTTTAGCATTCCTTATGCAAGAGCCCATTTAGCAATACTAAGTGCTAAAAAATCCAACATCAACTCTATAGAAGATATAAATCAAAAAGGGAAAATTCTTGCTTTAAAAAGAGGGTCTAGTGCGCATTTATATGCACAAAAAAATCTTAAAAATGCAACAATTTTAGTTTTTGATAAAGAAAATGCGGCCATCTTAGAGGTTATTCAAGCCAAAGCTGATGCGTTTATTTATGATCAAATGAGCATTTATAAAGCATGGGAAAAACACCCTGAACAAACTAAAGCCATTTTCACTCCTTTTGAAAAAACACCAGAACAATGGGCCATAGCTTTAAATAAAAACAATACCAATTTAAAAGAAGAGTTGAATGAATTTATTTTAAAATCTAAAGAAAATGGTTTTTTTGATAAACTAGGTCAAAAATACCTTCAAGACATGCAAACAATTTTTAAAAAACAAAAGCTAGAGTTTTTCTTTTAA
- a CDS encoding amino acid ABC transporter permease, which translates to MSNLFIVYNKFNEHKKITLKVYAFNAFLLSFLLFLFFYLSFLSASYNFDFGAIYEYKDKMIKGFFTSFFVSILSLIVGVFFALILCYMSLCRIVLFNMFARVFIELVRGTPLLVQILLIYYIFADNFGLNNRYVCGVLILALFASAYICEIFRAGILSVENMQYQSAKALGLSEFEIYKSVIFPQALKNILAPLSGQLSNLIKDSSLLSVIAVSELTQNAQEINAFTFSTLEIYIPLALCYLVLTLPISMLSRRLEKSFS; encoded by the coding sequence TTGAGTAATCTTTTTATAGTATATAATAAATTTAACGAGCACAAAAAAATCACTTTAAAAGTCTATGCATTTAATGCTTTTTTATTGTCTTTTTTATTGTTTTTGTTTTTTTATTTATCTTTTTTAAGTGCTAGTTATAATTTTGATTTTGGGGCGATTTATGAATACAAAGATAAAATGATAAAAGGATTTTTTACAAGTTTTTTTGTTAGTATCTTATCTTTGATTGTGGGTGTGTTTTTTGCTTTAATTTTATGTTATATGAGTCTTTGTAGAATAGTGCTTTTTAATATGTTTGCAAGGGTTTTTATAGAGCTTGTTAGAGGCACGCCTTTGCTGGTGCAAATTTTATTGATTTATTATATTTTTGCGGATAATTTTGGATTAAACAACCGTTATGTTTGTGGAGTTTTGATTTTGGCGTTATTTGCAAGTGCTTATATTTGTGAGATATTTAGAGCAGGGATTTTAAGTGTTGAAAATATGCAATATCAAAGCGCTAAAGCTTTGGGTTTGAGTGAGTTTGAAATTTACAAAAGTGTGATTTTTCCTCAAGCATTAAAAAATATCCTAGCACCGCTAAGTGGACAACTTAGCAATTTAATCAAAGATAGTTCGCTTTTAAGTGTGATAGCTGTTTCAGAATTAACTCAAAATGCCCAGGAGATCAATGCTTTTACCTTTTCTACTTTGGAAATTTACATTCCTTTGGCACTTTGTTATTTGGTGCTGACTTTGCCTATTTCTATGCTTTCAAGAAGGCTTGAAAAGAGTTTTTCTTAA
- the ppk2 gene encoding polyphosphate kinase 2 yields the protein MGKDKFTLIKVKKSTLEYENELKRLQIELLKFQNHVKEKGLKVLILIEGRDAAGKGGAIKRLIEHLNPRGCRVVALEKPSDVEKTQWYFQRYVTHLPAAGEIVIFDRSWYNRAGVEPVMGFCTPNEHKKFLREVASFEEMLLDSGILFFKFYFSVSKQEQKKRFEQRRIDPLKQYKLSPVDEKSQELWDKYTLAKYSMLLASNTPKCPWVIINSDNKKKARINLFKYLLHALEYPNKIKNKYFQYDKKLVRSGEEEIRKMELSLNDEKLKKFDKK from the coding sequence ATGGGTAAGGATAAATTTACTCTCATTAAGGTTAAAAAATCTACTCTTGAATATGAAAATGAACTTAAAAGATTGCAAATTGAGCTTTTGAAATTTCAAAACCATGTAAAAGAAAAGGGTTTGAAGGTCTTGATTTTGATCGAAGGACGTGATGCTGCAGGAAAGGGTGGGGCTATTAAAAGGCTTATTGAGCATTTAAATCCTAGGGGTTGTCGTGTGGTTGCACTTGAAAAACCAAGCGATGTAGAAAAAACACAATGGTATTTTCAGCGCTATGTGACGCATTTGCCCGCTGCTGGTGAGATAGTGATTTTTGATAGATCTTGGTACAATAGAGCAGGGGTGGAGCCTGTTATGGGGTTTTGCACCCCAAATGAACATAAAAAATTCTTGCGTGAAGTAGCTTCTTTTGAGGAAATGTTGCTTGATAGTGGAATTTTATTTTTTAAATTTTATTTTTCAGTCTCTAAACAAGAGCAAAAAAAGCGCTTTGAACAAAGAAGGATAGATCCATTAAAACAATACAAACTTTCCCCAGTGGATGAAAAATCCCAAGAATTATGGGACAAATATACTTTAGCAAAATATTCTATGCTTTTAGCTTCTAATACACCAAAATGTCCTTGGGTGATTATCAACTCAGATAATAAAAAGAAAGCAAGGATTAATTTGTTTAAGTATTTGCTACATGCTTTAGAATATCCTAATAAAATTAAAAATAAATACTTTCAATATGATAAAAAATTAGTGCGTAGTGGCGAGGAAGAAATTCGAAAAATGGAGCTGAGTTTGAATGATGAAAAACTTAAAAAATTTGATAAAAAATAA
- the dsbD gene encoding protein-disulfide reductase DsbD encodes MRFFAVFFIFLNLAFANNGVLSLSEAFKLNTHSDSQGIFLKINLADRIYLYKDQIKVELNSNNITSLLNFPPTQTRENKEVIFKQLELFIPQLLLDDFIKNKQAKLNLVYQGCSEEGLCYRPVYVDYTLYKQNGIYVINSAKDQFKKQSEDEQIASDLSTQNIFITLVTFFGYGLLLALTPCILPMIPILSSLIAMKLKDKPSKKHSFYLSFVYVFFMSLAYAIAGALVGFAGANVQGLLQQPWIIITFASIFVLLSFSMFGLYDLQLPLKFQNYINKKIEGKNGVFGIAVMGFLSALIVGPCVAAPLAGALLYITNSGDVFLGGLSLFVMSFGMGMPLLLIGLGGSFLKSGAWVLKIKTFFGFIMLIMAVWMLERILSANIILMLYGVIGVFFVSFMGLFDEVKNNFDKFKKASMILILVYSLSILLGGFMGSKSLLKPLEFNLASKEIDTSLNFKTIKNLKELEQELQNSTQPIMLDFTAAWCENCKLLEEYTFKDTRVQNLLAKYTLLKADVTHNTQEDLELMKELNVFGPPVMIFFNKSEEKGRIIGYVDADEFLNRVP; translated from the coding sequence ATGCGTTTTTTTGCGGTATTTTTTATTTTTTTAAATTTAGCCTTTGCTAACAATGGAGTATTGTCTCTTAGCGAAGCATTTAAGCTCAATACCCACAGCGATAGCCAAGGAATTTTTCTAAAAATCAACCTTGCTGATCGAATTTATCTTTACAAAGATCAAATCAAAGTTGAATTAAACTCCAACAACATTACTTCTTTACTCAATTTTCCACCAACACAAACAAGAGAAAATAAAGAAGTAATCTTTAAACAACTAGAACTCTTCATTCCTCAACTCCTACTTGATGATTTCATAAAAAACAAGCAAGCAAAATTAAATTTAGTATATCAAGGATGTTCAGAAGAAGGCTTATGTTATCGTCCTGTATATGTAGACTACACGCTTTATAAGCAAAATGGAATTTATGTTATCAATTCAGCTAAAGATCAGTTTAAAAAACAAAGCGAAGATGAGCAAATTGCAAGTGATCTTAGCACGCAAAATATATTCATCACACTCGTGACATTTTTTGGTTATGGTTTATTGCTAGCACTTACCCCTTGTATTTTACCGATGATCCCTATTTTATCATCATTAATTGCAATGAAGCTTAAAGATAAACCTTCCAAAAAACATAGCTTTTATTTATCGTTTGTATATGTATTTTTTATGTCTTTAGCTTATGCTATAGCAGGTGCTTTGGTGGGATTTGCTGGAGCAAATGTACAAGGTTTATTGCAACAACCTTGGATCATCATCACATTTGCAAGTATTTTTGTTTTGCTTTCTTTCTCTATGTTTGGGCTTTATGACTTACAACTTCCACTTAAATTTCAAAATTACATCAATAAAAAAATTGAAGGTAAAAATGGGGTTTTTGGCATAGCTGTTATGGGTTTTTTATCAGCACTCATTGTAGGACCTTGTGTAGCAGCACCTTTAGCAGGTGCTTTACTTTACATCACTAATAGCGGAGATGTCTTTTTAGGAGGACTTTCTTTATTTGTGATGAGTTTTGGTATGGGTATGCCTTTACTTTTAATCGGTCTTGGTGGAAGCTTTTTAAAAAGTGGCGCATGGGTGCTCAAGATAAAAACTTTCTTTGGTTTTATCATGTTAATTATGGCAGTTTGGATGCTTGAAAGAATACTTAGCGCAAACATTATTTTAATGCTTTATGGGGTTATTGGGGTATTTTTTGTAAGCTTTATGGGCTTATTTGATGAAGTAAAAAATAACTTTGATAAATTTAAAAAAGCAAGTATGATTTTAATTTTAGTTTATAGCTTAAGTATACTTTTAGGTGGTTTTATGGGATCTAAAAGCCTATTAAAACCTCTTGAGTTTAACCTTGCTTCTAAAGAAATTGATACTAGTTTGAATTTTAAAACCATTAAAAATTTAAAAGAACTTGAACAAGAACTACAAAATTCAACCCAACCCATTATGCTTGATTTTACAGCCGCATGGTGTGAAAATTGCAAACTCTTAGAAGAGTATACCTTTAAAGATACTAGAGTGCAAAATTTACTTGCCAAATACACTCTACTAAAAGCAGATGTAACACATAATACTCAAGAAGATTTAGAGCTTATGAAAGAGCTAAATGTTTTTGGTCCACCTGTAATGATATTTTTTAACAAAAGTGAAGAAAAAGGTCGTATTATCGGCTATGTGGATGCAGATGAATTTTTAAATAGAGTTCCTTAA
- a CDS encoding NAD(P)/FAD-dependent oxidoreductase: MQKKKILFLGAGYATLSAIKALPDELFEKVQVSLISNYSYHYHTILLHKVASNEDIYSSKYDLLPLLNPKINFIQDKVLKISKDKVFTQNGEFDFDILVCGLGFAKETFGIKGMQEYALSIDNYENALKINEVIYNKIQDYKNTHNEDDLKITVCGGGLSGVEFVASLAKELKTFCQKEQIDHNKIELSLIEAMDQILPMFEKKLALKAKQRLEQLGVKVYEKSKIIECEKNGIKLDGGMFIKANTIIWTAGVRGNSVIENSTDFPSARSRVEVDAFMHPLNVENASKYFFIGDNSLFKDPKTNAPYPPTAQLALREGAYVAKALKALVDEEEFKQEFSFVSGNTVCSIGNDYAVGTVLHKPISGYLAIKLKIFIEKLWQYQLEGIKGFFK; this comes from the coding sequence ATGCAAAAAAAGAAAATTTTGTTTTTAGGCGCAGGATATGCTACCTTATCAGCGATAAAAGCTCTACCAGATGAATTGTTTGAAAAAGTACAGGTAAGTTTGATTAGTAATTATTCATATCATTATCACACTATTTTATTACATAAAGTAGCTTCTAATGAAGATATTTATAGCTCAAAATACGATCTTTTGCCTTTGCTGAATCCAAAAATCAATTTTATTCAAGATAAAGTTTTAAAAATTTCTAAAGACAAAGTTTTTACTCAAAATGGCGAATTTGATTTTGATATTTTAGTGTGTGGGCTTGGTTTTGCTAAGGAAACTTTCGGTATCAAAGGTATGCAAGAATATGCTTTGAGTATAGATAATTATGAAAATGCTTTAAAAATTAATGAAGTCATTTATAATAAAATCCAAGACTACAAAAACACTCACAATGAAGATGATTTAAAAATCACAGTCTGCGGTGGGGGGTTAAGCGGAGTGGAATTTGTAGCTTCTTTAGCTAAAGAGCTTAAGACTTTTTGTCAAAAAGAACAGATCGATCATAATAAAATAGAACTTTCCCTTATTGAAGCTATGGATCAAATCCTACCGATGTTTGAAAAGAAACTAGCCTTAAAAGCAAAGCAAAGATTGGAGCAACTTGGTGTTAAAGTTTATGAAAAATCAAAAATTATAGAGTGTGAGAAAAATGGTATCAAGCTTGATGGAGGTATGTTTATTAAGGCAAACACTATCATTTGGACCGCTGGGGTTAGAGGCAATAGCGTAATCGAAAATAGCACAGATTTTCCAAGTGCAAGATCTCGTGTAGAAGTAGATGCTTTTATGCATCCATTAAATGTAGAAAATGCATCAAAGTATTTTTTTATCGGGGATAATAGCTTATTTAAAGATCCTAAAACCAATGCTCCTTATCCACCAACTGCACAACTTGCATTAAGAGAAGGTGCTTATGTGGCTAAAGCTTTAAAGGCTTTGGTAGATGAGGAGGAATTTAAGCAAGAATTTTCTTTTGTAAGTGGAAATACGGTTTGTTCTATTGGTAATGATTATGCTGTTGGTACGGTTTTACATAAACCAATTAGCGGTTATTTAGCGATCAAGCTTAAAATTTTTATAGAGAAATTGTGGCAATACCAACTTGAAGGAATAAAAGGTTTTTTCAAATAA
- a CDS encoding sodium-dependent transporter, with amino-acid sequence MQRQTWSNTLTYILTVAGATIGFGATWRFPYLVGENGGGAYVLAFCIAMIFIGIPVILVENVIGRRRMLNSVDAFGGKTNNGVKIARPWQGVGYMGLLGSFGIMAYYMVIGGWVLAYIFKIIIGDFNLSTPIDAQYTSEFYNTTIENNPLLIGVFTTIFVAINWIILKKGIIDGIEKSVKYLMPFLFICLLIVVARNLTLDGASEGVKFYLTPNLSKITPKLFIDVLGQVFFALSLGFGVMITLSSHLKKNENLIKTSIYTGILNTLIAVLAGFMIFPALFSVGLTPDSGPSLVFKTLPVAFSHIPFGGLICVFFFLLLIIAALTTSLPIYQVIISVLEEKFKLAKNTAINLTLGTIFILGNLPCILTYGPLRDITIIKGKNIFDSFDFISGNIFFVLTAFFCCIYVGWVLKKDAIYELSNQNTLKGNIFTLWYYYVKFIIPLIILVIFYYGIF; translated from the coding sequence ATGCAAAGACAAACTTGGAGCAACACGCTAACTTACATACTCACTGTCGCAGGAGCAACGATAGGTTTTGGAGCTACCTGGCGTTTTCCGTATTTAGTAGGTGAAAATGGTGGTGGTGCTTATGTTTTAGCCTTTTGTATCGCAATGATTTTTATAGGAATTCCCGTAATTTTAGTGGAAAATGTCATAGGAAGACGCAGAATGCTAAATTCAGTTGACGCTTTTGGTGGAAAAACCAATAATGGTGTCAAAATAGCACGCCCATGGCAAGGCGTTGGCTATATGGGGCTTTTGGGTAGTTTTGGAATTATGGCTTATTATATGGTTATAGGTGGTTGGGTCTTGGCTTATATTTTTAAGATCATCATAGGTGATTTCAATCTTTCAACACCAATTGATGCTCAATATACTAGTGAATTTTACAATACAACTATCGAAAACAACCCTTTATTAATAGGTGTTTTTACCACAATTTTTGTGGCGATTAATTGGATTATTTTAAAAAAAGGTATCATTGATGGCATAGAAAAATCCGTAAAATATCTTATGCCATTTTTATTTATCTGTCTTTTGATCGTTGTTGCACGCAATTTAACTCTTGATGGTGCAAGTGAAGGTGTGAAATTTTACCTTACCCCTAATCTTTCTAAGATCACTCCTAAGTTATTTATAGATGTTTTAGGACAAGTATTTTTTGCACTTTCTTTAGGTTTTGGTGTAATGATTACCCTATCTTCTCATCTTAAAAAAAATGAAAATTTGATCAAAACTTCTATCTATACTGGGATCTTAAACACTCTTATAGCAGTGCTTGCTGGATTTATGATTTTCCCTGCTTTATTTAGTGTAGGTCTAACCCCTGATAGCGGTCCATCTTTGGTTTTTAAAACCCTGCCTGTAGCATTTTCACATATACCTTTTGGCGGTTTAATTTGTGTATTTTTCTTTTTACTTTTGATCATTGCTGCGCTTACTACTAGTTTACCAATTTATCAAGTGATCATTAGTGTTTTAGAGGAAAAATTTAAACTGGCTAAAAATACTGCGATTAACCTCACACTTGGAACCATTTTTATATTAGGAAATTTACCTTGTATACTTACCTATGGTCCTTTAAGAGATATCACCATCATTAAGGGAAAGAATATCTTTGATAGTTTTGATTTTATCAGTGGAAATATCTTTTTTGTTTTAACTGCATTTTTTTGCTGCATTTATGTAGGTTGGGTGCTAAAAAAAGATGCTATTTATGAGCTTTCCAACCAAAATACCTTAAAAGGCAATATTTTTACACTGTGGTATTACTATGTTAAATTCATTATACCTTTGATTATCTTAGTGATTTTTTATTATGGTATTTTTTGA
- a CDS encoding 1-aminocyclopropane-1-carboxylate deaminase/D-cysteine desulfhydrase codes for MIASRIDVVKYKDFEFLLKRDDLLGYINGNKARKLALFEKNKHLFKKGQRFISFGSSQSNALVALAKFCYENDFLLIFVCEKISTFLKENPHGNLEFALKHNVILVENESYPTRRLQALALKKDDDIFIEEGVAIKEAEFGYKQLALELSEQLNENVSIFLPSGTGTSAAFLAKHSQFKVFTCACVGDSAYLKEQILALEPNYDFNNLTILNPLKKYHFAKPYLELYELYDDLKRECKVEFDLLYDMVGFKTLLAHKEQLGEKILYIHQGGLEGNISMLKRYEYKFKNQKIP; via the coding sequence TTGATAGCAAGTAGAATTGATGTTGTAAAATACAAAGATTTTGAATTTTTACTCAAAAGAGATGATTTACTAGGTTATATCAACGGAAACAAGGCTAGGAAGCTAGCCTTGTTTGAAAAAAATAAACATTTATTCAAAAAAGGACAAAGATTTATTTCTTTTGGTTCTTCTCAAAGCAATGCCTTGGTTGCTTTGGCTAAATTTTGCTATGAGAATGATTTTTTGCTTATTTTTGTTTGTGAAAAAATTAGTACTTTTTTAAAAGAAAACCCCCATGGTAATTTAGAGTTTGCTTTAAAACATAATGTTATCTTAGTGGAAAATGAGAGCTATCCCACAAGAAGATTACAAGCCTTGGCTTTAAAAAAAGATGATGATATTTTCATAGAAGAGGGTGTGGCTATAAAAGAAGCTGAGTTTGGCTATAAACAACTTGCTTTAGAGCTTAGTGAACAATTAAACGAAAATGTAAGTATTTTTTTACCCTCAGGCACAGGAACTTCTGCGGCTTTTTTGGCTAAACATAGTCAATTTAAAGTGTTTACATGTGCTTGTGTAGGCGATAGTGCGTATTTAAAAGAACAAATCTTAGCTTTGGAACCAAATTATGATTTTAATAATTTAACTATATTAAATCCACTTAAAAAATATCATTTTGCTAAACCATATTTGGAATTATATGAGCTTTATGATGATTTAAAAAGAGAGTGTAAAGTAGAGTTTGATTTGCTTTATGATATGGTAGGCTTTAAAACTTTATTAGCCCATAAAGAACAACTCGGTGAAAAAATCTTATATATCCATCAAGGAGGCCTTGAGGGAAATATAAGTATGTTAAAACGCTATGAGTATAAATTTAAAAATCAAAAAATACCATAA